The proteins below are encoded in one region of Triticum aestivum cultivar Chinese Spring chromosome 1B, IWGSC CS RefSeq v2.1, whole genome shotgun sequence:
- the LOC123099608 gene encoding translation initiation factor IF-2: protein MATAAYYLGATTSVASPPRGDDASGRRPVGSPPLHADASGRRPVASPPPHAAASGSRLVASPPLHAAESGRRLVQPQLLRERLRPRDADAPVRRLPPPSERLPFSRRDDWRRASGRLRALADQALARQPTPNKCRFASPNPFAVLAPETGESGRAVSPHIRAPRVARDDEASAILGNSGRFVTAPIQGKISRAAASLKQENKMSRDAALKPERKTGTGPSVADNVFKQEEEAPNPPSILKLAEKGSADVAPPFVGATGDGVGGAGRGGGCPGGGGGAPGPGGGGGGGGAPGPGGGGGGGGAPGPGGGDGGGGPGGGGNGPPYRGMAPFPRRLPYAGCQGDGCNVDAVLFCSTCGTIFCQDHVCQCFGEVLRILPMPNLSAPDLQLQQPFAFPLPPTIFVGAYRAGSQITYQFCRLQDVFGRMPLVPIDSFCFDMHGAWVTRTTREVRMVSRAAFFPVPQFLFINV, encoded by the exons ATGGCAACCGCCGCCTACTACCTCGGCGCCACCACAAGCGTCGCCTCCCCACCGCGCGGCGACGACGCGTCGGGCCGCCGCCCCGTCGGCTCGCCACCGCTCCACGCCGACGCGTcgggccgccgccccgtcgcctcgccaccgccccacgccgccgcgtcgGGCAGCCGTCTCGTCGCCTCGCCACCGCTCCACGCCGCCGAGTCAGGCCGCCGCCTCGTTCAGCCGCAGCTCCTGCGCGAGCGCCTCCGACCGCGCGACGCGGACGCGCCGGTCCGCCGCTTGCCACCCCCGTCGGAGCGGCTCCCTTTCAGCCGCCGCGACGACTGGCGCAGGGCGTCGGGCCGGCTGCGGGCTCTTGCCGACCAGGCTCTTGCCCGCCAGCCTACACCCAACAAATGCAGGTTCGCGAGCCCCAATCCGTTTGCGGTACTCGCGCCCGAGACCGGCGAGTCCGGCCGCGCCGTCAGCCCGCACATCCGAGCGCCTCGCGTCGCAAG AGACGACGAGGCGTCAGCTATCCTGGGGAATAGCGGCCGGTTCGTGACAGCCCCGATTCAGGGGAAGATCAGCAGGGCCGCCGCGTCCCTCAAGCAGGAGAACAAGATGAGCCGGGACGCGGCGCTGAAGCCCGAGAGGAAGACTGGCACTGGCCCAAGCGTCGCGGACAATGTCTTCAAGCAAGAGGAGGAGGCTCCGAACCCGCCGTCCATCTTGAAGCTGGCGGAGAAGGGCAGCGCCGACGTCGCACCGCCGTTCGT GGGAGCAACTGGGGATGGCGTGGGAGGCGCAGGTCGTGGCGGAGGATGCcctggcggtggtggcggagcccctggacctggaggcggtggcggaggggGAGGAGCCCCTGgacctggaggcggtggcggaggggGAGGAGCCCCTGGACCTGGAGGCGGTGACGGAGGGGGCGGGCCAGGCGGCGGGGGAAATGGCCCACCATATCGAGGAATGGCACCATTCCCCCGTCGACTGCCGTACGCCGGATGTCAAGGTGACGGCTGCAACGTTGACGCAGTGCTCTTCTGCTCCACATGCGGCACGATCTTCTGCCAAGACCATGTGTGCCAGTGCTTTGGCGAAGTTCTGAGGATCCTGCCAATGCCCAACCTATCCGCGCCCGACCTGCAGCTCCAGCAGCCATTCGCCTTCCCGCTGCCGCCTACGATCTTCGTCGGTGCCTACCGTGCTGGCTCCCAAATCACCTACCAGTTCTGCAGGTTGCAGGACGTGTTTGGCCGAATGCCCCTGGTTCCCATCGACAGCTTCTGTTTCGATATGCATGGCGCCTGGGTCACAAGAACGACGAGGGAGGTTCGAATGGTAAGCAGAGCCGCCTTCTTTCCGGTGCCACAGTTTCTGTTCATCAATGTCTAG